One genomic segment of Pandoraea thiooxydans includes these proteins:
- a CDS encoding RidA family protein — protein MNHIQRIHPSTRMSRVVVYNGMVFIGGQTAGDPTQDVAGQTRQALAKIDGYLADAGIDKTRLLSAQIWLKDIAADFAGMNEVWDAWVAPECAPARATVQASLARPELLVEISVTAAAL, from the coding sequence GTGAATCACATTCAACGCATTCATCCAAGCACCCGCATGAGCCGCGTGGTGGTCTATAACGGCATGGTCTTCATTGGCGGCCAGACCGCTGGCGACCCCACGCAGGACGTCGCGGGTCAAACGCGCCAGGCGTTGGCGAAGATCGATGGCTATCTGGCCGATGCCGGCATCGACAAGACAAGGCTATTGAGCGCGCAAATCTGGCTCAAGGACATCGCGGCCGATTTCGCCGGCATGAACGAAGTATGGGATGCATGGGTGGCGCCTGAATGCGCGCCCGCCCGAGCCACTGTACAGGCCAGTCTGGCACGTCCGGAACTGCTGGTCGAGATTTCGGTAACCGCCGCCGCGCTATGA
- a CDS encoding MarR family winged helix-turn-helix transcriptional regulator produces MSNLTSLHLALTSALMAAGRQWRQISEAITTPSGISGACTAPLIFIGRLGEGVRQNVLAEQIGIEGPSLVRLLDQMCRAGLIRREVDPADRRANMLWYTDAGRALAEKIEADLIQLRASVFRDISKEDVEATLRVLAAIGDAAHAVSAPARP; encoded by the coding sequence ATGTCAAATCTCACCTCACTTCATCTGGCCTTGACCAGTGCCCTTATGGCAGCCGGGCGGCAATGGCGGCAAATCTCCGAGGCGATCACTACGCCATCGGGCATCTCCGGCGCCTGCACCGCACCGCTGATTTTCATTGGCCGGCTGGGCGAAGGGGTGCGCCAAAACGTGCTGGCCGAGCAGATCGGCATCGAAGGCCCATCGCTGGTGCGCCTGCTCGACCAGATGTGCCGCGCCGGCTTGATTCGCCGGGAGGTCGACCCGGCCGACCGGCGAGCCAACATGCTCTGGTACACCGACGCCGGCAGAGCGTTGGCCGAAAAAATCGAGGCGGACCTCATCCAATTGCGGGCCTCCGTGTTCCGCGACATCAGCAAGGAAGACGTCGAGGCCACCTTGCGTGTGTTGGCCGCCATTGGAGACGCAGCCCACGCGGTCAGCGCCCCGGCCCGGCCGTGA
- a CDS encoding aminoacyl-tRNA deacylase, whose translation MSIATTLEDCLRKKGSEYDVVQHRHTHNSAETAEAAHIPGDRLAKTVLLEDERGYVAAVLPATHRLQLAKLWAQTGRRLVLARETDLPALFKDCDVGAIPPVCAAYGLPTYVDQSLAGQADVYFEAGDHEALIHMRTQQFMDLMEQAETARFSRRRPAYRH comes from the coding sequence ATGTCGATCGCCACCACTCTAGAGGACTGCCTGCGCAAAAAAGGCAGCGAATACGACGTCGTACAGCACCGCCACACCCACAATAGCGCCGAAACCGCCGAAGCCGCGCATATTCCCGGCGACCGTCTCGCCAAGACGGTACTCCTGGAAGACGAACGCGGTTACGTCGCCGCGGTGCTGCCCGCCACGCACCGTCTGCAGTTGGCAAAACTGTGGGCCCAGACCGGACGGCGGCTGGTACTTGCCAGGGAGACCGATCTCCCGGCGCTGTTCAAGGATTGCGATGTCGGCGCCATTCCGCCGGTGTGCGCCGCCTACGGATTGCCGACCTACGTCGACCAAAGCCTCGCCGGCCAGGCCGACGTCTACTTCGAGGCCGGTGACCACGAAGCGCTGATTCACATGCGCACCCAGCAATTCATGGATCTCATGGAGCAAGCCGAAACCGCCCGGTTTTCGCGCCGCCGCCCGGCATACCGGCACTGA
- a CDS encoding universal stress protein, with amino-acid sequence MAAYNRILLCYDGSREGRKALRCGANLALDLKAETHVLAVVDIISNVAQSGGIMADVTCSAIETTTREILEEGVQWLTSRGVSATGHLAHGRPIEEIPRLAEKLNADLIVVGHQTRGTLARWWAGGSESAMLLDRVSCSLLVSVGADSEQS; translated from the coding sequence ATGGCAGCCTACAACCGTATTTTGCTGTGCTACGACGGTTCGCGCGAAGGCCGCAAGGCTTTGCGCTGCGGCGCTAATCTGGCACTCGACCTGAAGGCCGAGACGCATGTGCTGGCGGTGGTCGACATTATCTCGAACGTCGCGCAAAGCGGCGGCATCATGGCCGACGTGACTTGCAGCGCGATCGAAACGACCACGCGGGAGATCCTGGAAGAAGGCGTGCAGTGGCTGACCTCGCGCGGCGTAAGTGCGACCGGGCATCTGGCGCACGGCCGCCCGATCGAGGAAATCCCGCGTCTGGCGGAAAAGCTCAATGCCGATCTGATCGTGGTCGGGCACCAGACACGCGGCACGCTGGCCCGCTGGTGGGCCGGCGGCTCGGAGAGCGCAATGCTGCTCGACCGGGTCTCGTGCAGTTTGCTGGTGTCGGTGGGGGCCGATTCCGAGCAGTCCTGA
- the uvrA gene encoding excinuclease ABC subunit UvrA: MSSTGKIRIRGARQHNLKNIDLDLQTGEMTVVTGPSGSGKSSLVFDTLYAEGQRRYVETFSAYARQFLDRMDRPQVDRVDGVPPAIAIDQTNPVRSSRSTVGTMTELNDHLKLLYARAAELFDRKTAQPVRHDTPETIYAELRARTERDDPRLVVTFPVELPESASAEEVEQWLSLSGYTRVQAQREVVGANGPRKLLDVVADRFRVQQAERARVLEAIEASLKRGGGRVNVYVLPAADAADAAPEVWRFSTGLHNPDSDLRYADPQPALFSFNSAYGACDTCRGFGRVIGVDLGLVIPDERKTLRGGAVKPMQTPAWKECQDDLLRHAAKADVRCDTPWADLSASERAWVIDGAPDWHGKWQKQWYGVRRFFGYLESKAYKMHIRVLLSKYRSYTPCQTCGGARLKTESLLWRLGTKANADAVLAPAQRFMPYGVEWRREQLEALPGLTVHDLMLLPIERIRRFFDDIVLPSAMLDDALKLLLAEVRTRLKYLCDVGLGYLTLDRQSRTLSGGEVQRINLTTALGTSLTKTLFVLDEPSIGLHPRDLNRIVEAMHRLRDAGNTLVVVEHDPSVMLAADRLIDMGPGPGERGGTIIYDGTPEQIRRSGTLTGEYLVGRRQVTDLTWMRRPVEASTPRLVLEGASEHNLQDVTVEIPLRRLVCVTGVSGSGKSTLVQDVLYPALARHFGLATEAPGAYRRVTGADLLGDVVFVDQSPIGKTTRSNPASYVGAFDEIRKLFAKSPMAVQRGYTAGTFSFNSGDGRCPTCGGSGFEHVEMQFLSDVYLRCPDCDGRRYRPEVLEVKIERGVPARALSIADVLDLTVSEAAGFFADDAQVLRVLQPIVDVGLEYVKLGQPVPTLSGGEAQRLKLAGFLAETANTRGARGTASTPSARLFMFDEPTTGLHFDDIAKLMRAFGKLLANGHSLIVIEHNLDVIRAADWLIDLGPEGGDGGGRVLCAGTPHTVQQCAESHTGQALLQYERALAALANPSHADAAGIPLQTALRASRARRAVEGEDVVRIVNAREHNLKSLDVDIPHGKFNVITGVSGSGKSTLAFDILFHEGQRRYLESLNAYARSIVQPAGRPEVDAVYGIPPTVAIEQRLSRGGRKSTVATTSEVWHFLRLLYVKLGLQHCIHDGTPVTAQSVESIAAQLLREHRGEHVGLLAPLVVNRKGLYTDLAKWARARGHTHLRVDGEFVPVAPWPKLDRFREHTIELPVADLVILADREAELRRLLDETLEVGKGVMHLLVPLDGLGDAMRAGRSSAGIGQVKVLSIKRACPVCGTSYPELDPRMFSYNSKHGWCTSCVGTGLALTREQRKAYDDTLLAEDGRGREQSLPSEEQEPEGMGDEPCPDCAGTRLNPAARAVTFDGHPIVDVAQWTVSDTRRWIESLRLVGREADIARDVVSEIGSRLAFLEEVGLGYLSLDRAAPSLSGGEAQRIRLAAQLGSNLQGVCYVLDEPTIGLHPRDNRILLDALRKLGEKGNTLVVVEHDEDTIRRADHIIDIGPGAGKRGGTLVAQGGVADLAKQAASLTGQFLAHPIVHPLQERRAVVPASSGAPPEPAQWLSVHGARLHNLRELTVNIPLSRLVVVTGVSGSGKSTLARDVLMTNLLDAVGRSVLSSPATRRARKAAAAQQPDTDGHRARAPLAVTHQWQGCDAVTGWEAIDRVLEVDQTPIGKTPRSCPATYIGVWDAIRKLFEGTLEARARGHTASRFSFNTGAGRCPACEGQGVRTIGMSFLPDVKVPCDVCHGQRFNPETLAVTWHGKNIGDVLTMEIDEAVEFFAPITNIAHPLQLMKDVGLGYLTLGQPSPTLSGGEAQRIKLVTELSKVRDDLTRRGQKPPHTLYVLDEPTVGLHMADVAKLIRVLHRLADGGHSVVVIEHDLDVIAEADWVIDLGPEGGVGGGTIVAAGTPEDLLRVRDSHTGAALRPVLGRASMPRARTEALG, translated from the coding sequence TTGTCATCGACTGGAAAAATCCGCATTCGCGGCGCTCGGCAGCACAACCTCAAGAATATCGATCTCGATTTGCAGACCGGTGAAATGACGGTGGTCACGGGCCCATCGGGCTCGGGCAAGTCGAGCCTGGTGTTCGACACGCTTTATGCCGAGGGTCAGCGCCGCTATGTGGAGACCTTCAGCGCCTATGCGCGGCAATTTCTCGACCGGATGGACCGGCCCCAGGTCGACCGGGTCGACGGCGTGCCGCCGGCCATCGCGATCGACCAGACCAACCCGGTGCGCAGCTCGCGCTCGACGGTCGGCACCATGACCGAGCTCAACGATCACCTGAAGCTGCTTTATGCGCGCGCGGCGGAGCTGTTCGACCGCAAGACCGCACAGCCGGTGCGGCACGACACGCCCGAGACGATCTATGCCGAACTGCGAGCTCGCACCGAGCGCGACGATCCGCGGCTGGTGGTGACCTTTCCGGTGGAGTTGCCCGAATCGGCCTCGGCCGAGGAGGTCGAGCAGTGGCTCTCGCTCAGTGGCTATACGCGCGTGCAGGCGCAGCGCGAGGTGGTGGGCGCCAATGGTCCGCGCAAGCTGCTCGATGTGGTGGCCGACCGCTTTCGCGTCCAGCAGGCAGAGCGCGCGCGTGTGCTCGAGGCGATCGAGGCCTCGCTCAAGCGCGGCGGCGGGCGGGTCAATGTCTACGTGCTGCCGGCTGCCGATGCGGCCGATGCCGCGCCGGAGGTCTGGCGCTTTTCCACTGGCCTGCACAACCCCGACAGCGATCTGCGCTATGCCGATCCGCAGCCGGCGCTGTTTTCATTCAACTCGGCTTACGGCGCATGTGACACGTGCCGCGGTTTTGGCCGCGTGATCGGGGTCGACCTGGGGCTGGTGATTCCCGACGAGCGCAAGACGCTGCGCGGCGGCGCGGTCAAGCCGATGCAGACGCCCGCCTGGAAGGAGTGCCAGGACGATTTGCTGCGCCATGCGGCAAAAGCCGACGTACGCTGCGATACGCCGTGGGCCGACCTGTCTGCGTCCGAGCGCGCCTGGGTCATCGACGGCGCGCCGGACTGGCATGGCAAGTGGCAGAAGCAGTGGTATGGCGTCCGGCGCTTCTTCGGTTACCTGGAGTCGAAGGCCTACAAGATGCACATTCGTGTGCTGCTGTCGAAATATCGCAGCTACACGCCGTGCCAGACCTGCGGCGGCGCGCGCCTGAAGACCGAGTCGCTGCTTTGGCGCCTGGGCACCAAGGCCAACGCCGACGCGGTGCTGGCGCCGGCGCAGCGCTTCATGCCGTATGGCGTCGAGTGGCGCCGCGAGCAGCTCGAGGCATTGCCGGGCCTGACAGTGCATGACCTGATGCTGCTGCCGATCGAGCGGATCCGGCGCTTCTTCGACGATATCGTTCTGCCCAGCGCGATGCTCGACGACGCCCTGAAACTGCTGCTCGCCGAGGTGCGCACGCGCCTGAAATACCTGTGCGACGTGGGACTCGGTTACCTGACGCTGGACCGCCAAAGCCGTACGCTGTCGGGCGGCGAAGTACAGCGCATCAATCTGACCACGGCGCTGGGCACCTCGCTGACCAAGACACTGTTCGTGCTCGACGAGCCGAGCATCGGGCTGCATCCGCGTGATCTGAACCGAATCGTCGAGGCGATGCATCGGCTGCGCGACGCCGGCAATACGCTGGTGGTGGTCGAGCACGATCCGTCGGTGATGCTCGCGGCCGATCGCCTGATCGACATGGGCCCGGGGCCCGGGGAGCGTGGCGGCACGATCATTTATGACGGCACGCCTGAGCAGATCCGGCGCAGCGGCACGCTGACCGGCGAATACCTGGTCGGGCGGCGTCAGGTTACCGATCTGACGTGGATGCGCCGCCCGGTCGAGGCGAGCACGCCGCGCCTGGTGCTCGAGGGGGCCAGCGAACACAATCTGCAGGACGTCACCGTAGAGATTCCGCTGCGCCGCCTGGTGTGCGTGACCGGGGTCTCGGGCTCGGGCAAATCGACCCTGGTGCAGGACGTGTTGTATCCGGCATTGGCGCGCCATTTCGGTTTGGCTACCGAGGCGCCGGGCGCCTACCGGCGCGTGACCGGCGCCGACTTGCTCGGTGACGTGGTATTTGTCGACCAGTCGCCGATCGGCAAGACCACGCGCTCGAATCCGGCGAGTTATGTGGGCGCGTTCGACGAGATTCGCAAGCTGTTCGCCAAATCGCCGATGGCGGTGCAGCGCGGCTACACCGCCGGCACCTTCAGCTTCAATTCCGGAGATGGCCGCTGCCCGACGTGCGGCGGCTCCGGCTTCGAGCACGTCGAGATGCAGTTTCTGAGCGATGTGTATTTGCGCTGCCCTGATTGCGACGGGCGCCGCTACCGGCCTGAAGTGCTTGAAGTGAAAATCGAGCGCGGCGTGCCGGCGCGCGCGCTGAGCATCGCGGACGTGCTGGATCTGACGGTCAGCGAGGCGGCCGGTTTTTTTGCCGACGATGCGCAGGTGCTGCGCGTGCTGCAGCCGATCGTCGACGTCGGACTCGAATATGTGAAGCTCGGCCAACCGGTGCCGACCCTCTCGGGCGGCGAGGCGCAGCGGCTCAAGCTCGCGGGATTTCTGGCCGAGACCGCCAATACGCGCGGTGCGCGCGGCACTGCGTCGACGCCTTCGGCGCGGCTGTTCATGTTCGATGAGCCTACCACCGGACTGCATTTCGACGACATCGCCAAACTGATGCGCGCGTTCGGCAAACTGCTCGCGAACGGTCATTCGCTGATCGTTATCGAACACAACCTCGACGTGATTCGCGCTGCCGACTGGCTGATCGACCTGGGCCCGGAAGGCGGCGACGGCGGCGGCCGCGTGCTGTGCGCCGGCACGCCGCACACGGTGCAGCAGTGTGCCGAATCACATACCGGACAGGCCCTGTTGCAATACGAACGCGCGCTGGCCGCGCTGGCCAACCCGTCGCATGCGGACGCGGCCGGCATCCCGCTGCAAACGGCACTGCGCGCGTCGCGCGCACGCCGTGCGGTCGAGGGCGAGGATGTGGTGCGCATCGTCAATGCGCGCGAACACAACCTGAAGTCGCTCGACGTCGACATTCCGCACGGCAAGTTCAACGTGATCACGGGTGTGTCGGGGTCGGGCAAATCGACGCTCGCGTTCGATATTCTTTTTCACGAAGGTCAGCGCCGCTATCTCGAGTCGCTCAACGCGTATGCGCGCTCGATCGTGCAGCCGGCCGGCCGCCCCGAGGTCGATGCCGTCTATGGCATCCCGCCGACCGTGGCGATCGAGCAGCGCCTGTCGCGCGGCGGGCGCAAGAGTACCGTCGCGACCACCTCGGAAGTCTGGCACTTCCTGCGGCTGCTATATGTGAAGCTCGGGCTGCAGCATTGCATTCACGACGGCACGCCGGTTACCGCGCAAAGCGTGGAATCGATCGCCGCGCAGTTGCTGCGCGAGCACCGCGGCGAGCACGTCGGCCTGCTCGCACCGCTGGTGGTCAATCGCAAGGGGCTATATACCGACCTGGCGAAGTGGGCGCGGGCGCGTGGACACACCCATTTGCGCGTGGACGGCGAATTCGTGCCGGTGGCGCCGTGGCCCAAGCTCGATCGCTTTCGTGAGCACACGATCGAGCTGCCGGTGGCCGATCTGGTGATTCTGGCCGACCGCGAGGCGGAATTGCGCCGCCTGCTCGATGAAACCCTCGAAGTGGGCAAGGGCGTCATGCATTTGCTCGTGCCGCTCGACGGCCTGGGCGATGCCATGCGCGCCGGGCGTTCGAGCGCCGGCATCGGCCAGGTCAAGGTGTTGTCGATCAAGCGCGCCTGCCCGGTGTGCGGCACCAGTTACCCGGAACTCGATCCGCGCATGTTCTCGTACAACAGCAAGCACGGCTGGTGCACCAGTTGCGTCGGCACGGGTCTGGCGCTCACGCGCGAGCAACGCAAGGCCTACGACGACACGCTGCTGGCCGAGGACGGCCGGGGCCGTGAACAAAGCCTGCCCTCCGAGGAACAGGAGCCGGAGGGCATGGGCGACGAACCGTGCCCGGATTGCGCAGGCACGCGCCTGAATCCGGCGGCGCGCGCGGTCACTTTCGACGGACATCCGATCGTCGACGTCGCGCAATGGACGGTGAGCGATACGCGCCGCTGGATCGAGTCATTGCGACTGGTCGGCCGCGAGGCCGACATCGCGCGCGACGTGGTCAGCGAAATCGGCAGCCGGCTGGCGTTTCTCGAAGAGGTCGGGCTGGGTTATCTGAGCCTCGATCGCGCCGCGCCAAGCCTGTCTGGCGGCGAGGCCCAACGCATCCGTCTGGCCGCGCAACTGGGCAGCAATTTGCAGGGCGTTTGCTACGTGCTCGACGAGCCGACCATCGGCCTGCATCCGCGCGACAATCGAATATTGCTCGACGCGCTGCGCAAGCTCGGCGAGAAGGGCAATACGCTGGTGGTGGTCGAGCACGACGAAGACACGATTCGCCGGGCCGATCACATCATCGATATCGGGCCGGGGGCCGGCAAGCGCGGCGGCACGCTGGTCGCGCAGGGCGGCGTGGCCGACCTGGCAAAGCAGGCCGCTTCGCTGACCGGACAGTTTCTCGCTCACCCGATCGTGCACCCGCTACAGGAGCGCCGCGCGGTGGTGCCGGCCAGTAGCGGCGCGCCGCCGGAGCCGGCACAATGGCTGAGCGTGCACGGCGCCAGGCTCCACAATTTGCGCGAGCTGACGGTGAATATTCCGTTGTCGCGCCTGGTGGTGGTCACGGGGGTGAGCGGGTCGGGCAAGTCGACCCTGGCGCGCGACGTGCTGATGACGAATCTGCTCGACGCGGTCGGTCGCTCCGTATTGTCTTCGCCCGCCACGCGGCGCGCGCGCAAGGCCGCCGCAGCCCAGCAGCCGGACACCGACGGGCATCGTGCGCGTGCGCCGCTGGCGGTCACCCACCAGTGGCAGGGCTGCGATGCCGTGACCGGCTGGGAAGCGATCGACCGGGTGCTCGAAGTCGACCAGACGCCGATCGGCAAGACCCCGCGCTCGTGCCCGGCCACCTATATCGGCGTGTGGGACGCGATTCGCAAGCTGTTCGAAGGCACGCTGGAGGCGCGTGCGCGCGGCCATACCGCTTCGCGCTTTTCATTCAATACCGGCGCCGGGCGCTGTCCCGCCTGCGAGGGGCAGGGCGTGCGCACCATCGGCATGAGTTTTCTGCCCGACGTGAAGGTGCCGTGCGACGTGTGCCACGGCCAGCGCTTCAACCCCGAAACGCTCGCGGTGACCTGGCACGGCAAGAACATCGGCGATGTGCTGACCATGGAAATCGACGAAGCCGTCGAGTTTTTCGCCCCGATCACCAACATCGCCCATCCGCTGCAACTGATGAAGGACGTCGGCCTGGGCTACCTGACGCTCGGCCAGCCGTCGCCGACACTGTCGGGCGGCGAGGCGCAACGCATTAAGTTGGTGACCGAGCTGAGCAAGGTGCGCGACGATCTCACGCGACGCGGCCAGAAGCCGCCGCACACGCTGTATGTGCTCGACGAGCCGACCGTCGGGCTGCACATGGCGGATGTGGCCAAGCTGATTCGCGTGCTGCACCGGCTGGCCGACGGTGGCCATAGCGTGGTGGTCATCGAGCACGATCTCGACGTGATCGCCGAGGCCGACTGGGTGATCGATCTGGGCCCGGAGGGCGGGGTGGGCGGCGGCACGATCGTCGCCGCAGGCACGCCGGAGGACTTGCTGCGAGTGCGCGACAGTCATACCGGCGCGGCGTTGCGGCCGGTGCTGGGGCGTGCCTCCATGCCCCGGGCAAGAACGGAAGCGCTCGGCTAA